A window of the Cetobacterium sp. ZOR0034 genome harbors these coding sequences:
- a CDS encoding DMT family transporter — protein sequence MKKQYLGAGLVCLAATMWGFDGIVLTPRLFKLDVAYVVFVLHLLPLLGMSLLFGKTEIANIKKLGKEDLFFYFLIALFGGALGTLSIVKALFLVNFNHLTVVTLLQKLQPVFAIILARILLGEKVGKNFIFWALAALISGYFLTFQFTLPHFEAGDKVGVASLYAMLAAFSFGSSTVFGKKILANSSFRTALYTRYLFTSIITGLIVLFNGNMGWFLKTTPDQWLIFVIIGLTTGSGAVLLYYLGLRHIRANIATMCELCFPVSSIVFDYIFNKKMLSPIQFISAGMLLFTIYKITRNQKN from the coding sequence ATAAAAAAACAATATTTAGGTGCAGGATTAGTTTGTTTAGCTGCAACTATGTGGGGATTTGATGGTATAGTTTTAACACCCAGATTATTTAAACTGGATGTAGCTTATGTGGTATTTGTACTGCATCTACTTCCATTATTAGGAATGAGTTTATTGTTCGGAAAAACAGAGATAGCGAATATAAAGAAATTAGGAAAAGAGGATCTGTTTTTCTATTTCTTAATAGCACTATTTGGAGGAGCTTTAGGTACGTTGTCAATAGTAAAAGCTCTATTTTTAGTAAACTTTAATCATTTAACAGTAGTAACATTGCTACAAAAATTACAGCCGGTATTTGCAATTATTTTAGCAAGAATTTTATTAGGAGAAAAAGTAGGGAAGAATTTTATATTCTGGGCTTTAGCGGCACTAATAAGTGGATACTTCCTAACTTTCCAATTTACGCTTCCTCACTTTGAAGCCGGGGATAAAGTTGGAGTAGCAAGTTTGTATGCTATGTTAGCTGCATTTTCTTTTGGAAGTTCAACAGTATTTGGAAAAAAGATATTGGCAAACTCGTCATTTAGAACGGCTTTATATACAAGATATCTTTTTACATCAATAATTACAGGATTGATAGTACTATTTAACGGAAATATGGGATGGTTCTTGAAAACAACTCCAGACCAATGGCTGATATTTGTGATTATTGGTTTAACAACAGGTAGTGGAGCAGTATTGCTATACTACTTAGGGCTTAGACACATAAGAGCAAATATAGCAACAATGTGTGAGTTATGTTTTCCTGTTTCGTCAATAGTTTTTGATTATATATTTAACAAAAAGATGTTGTCACCAATTCAGTTTATTAGTGCGGGAATGTTACTGTTTACAATATATAAGATCACTAGAAATCAAAAAAACTAA
- the ilvA gene encoding threonine ammonia-lyase: MDCNFTLEDILKANETIKDSLKRTPVVECPTLKDLTGNSVFFKLENLQKTGSFKLRGALNKIASLSAEERAAGVIASSAGNHAQGVALGAAAQGIKATIVMPATAPLAKIAATKSYGAEVVLEGEVYDDAYRKACEIQKETGATFLHPFDDKFVMAGQGTIGLEILEDIPDVDVVLVPIGGGGIIGGIAKAIKSLRPEAKVIGIEAANAASMMEAVAMKEVCEITTKPTIADGIAVRKAGCEPFKVVQECVDEIVTVTEDEIAKAILFLMEKSKVVAEGAGATTVAAILAGKIKVENKKVCAVISGGNIDINLVERVLNKALILEGRRFAFSVELSDKVGEMAKVVAAICEMNANILSVNQTMYSPNLGITSQEASFVLECFDKEHQEKVKEKLTSMGYRMY, encoded by the coding sequence GTGGATTGCAATTTTACCTTAGAAGATATATTAAAAGCTAATGAAACTATAAAGGATTCATTAAAAAGAACACCTGTAGTAGAGTGTCCGACATTAAAGGATTTAACAGGGAATTCTGTATTCTTTAAATTAGAAAATTTACAAAAAACAGGATCTTTTAAATTAAGAGGAGCCTTAAATAAAATAGCTAGCCTTTCAGCTGAAGAAAGAGCTGCTGGAGTAATAGCTTCATCGGCAGGAAATCATGCACAAGGAGTTGCACTAGGAGCAGCGGCACAAGGAATAAAAGCAACAATAGTTATGCCGGCAACAGCACCTTTAGCAAAAATTGCAGCGACTAAATCTTATGGAGCTGAAGTAGTTCTAGAAGGTGAAGTTTATGATGATGCTTATAGAAAAGCTTGTGAGATTCAAAAAGAAACAGGTGCCACTTTTTTACACCCTTTTGATGATAAATTTGTAATGGCAGGGCAAGGAACAATAGGTTTAGAAATATTAGAGGATATTCCAGATGTAGATGTTGTTTTAGTACCAATCGGTGGAGGAGGAATTATTGGTGGAATAGCTAAAGCTATAAAATCATTAAGACCAGAAGCAAAAGTTATAGGAATAGAAGCTGCAAATGCAGCATCAATGATGGAAGCTGTAGCTATGAAAGAGGTATGTGAGATTACAACAAAACCAACAATAGCTGATGGAATAGCAGTTAGAAAAGCAGGATGTGAGCCATTTAAAGTGGTTCAAGAGTGCGTTGATGAAATTGTAACGGTAACAGAAGATGAAATAGCTAAGGCAATTTTATTCCTTATGGAAAAAAGTAAAGTTGTTGCTGAAGGTGCAGGAGCTACAACAGTAGCTGCAATTTTAGCAGGAAAAATAAAGGTTGAAAATAAAAAAGTTTGTGCAGTTATATCAGGTGGAAATATAGATATTAATCTAGTTGAAAGAGTATTGAATAAAGCATTAATTCTAGAAGGAAGAAGATTTGCGTTCTCAGTAGAATTATCTGATAAAGTGGGAGAGATGGCTAAAGTAGTTGCTGCAATTTGTGAAATGAACGCAAATATTTTAAGTGTTAATCAAACAATGTATAGTCCAAACTTAGGAATTACTTCTCAAGAGGCAAGTTTTGTTTTAGAGTGCTTTGATAAAGAGCATCAAGAAAAAGTAAAAGAAAAATTGACATCTATGGGATATAGAATGTATTAA
- a CDS encoding succinylglutamate desuccinylase/aspartoacylase family protein — MSKTLLLTFLSLSALTLAKTEYTGGKYLGRDIITNLDVTDLEVGKTHEFFFQGTENSLGSPWYIPVTVIKGEKTGGKFLVNSGVHGNELNPILATYKVKEKLNPKNVKGTVTIVHGMNIPGLLNNTRGYKFGGNSENTSDVNRQMDSGKVTTVDQKYSTLIWQNLLSKNADKVIDLHTSGKGSQFPLFVYADFRNLDIKKMAELTGSDIVKMDNGEKGSVETSFVELGVPSITFELGSSETQEAEIVARATDGVLNNLIYWNYLDAKEIKSKVETFYGNTWSRIRAEKGGFVEAKVKVMDKVNKDDVLFVQYDAFGNVVKEYKSPNTGIVASVKDYPYSEPGDSLGRVIEYDKNDKDQLLK, encoded by the coding sequence ATGTCAAAAACTTTATTATTAACTTTTTTATCGTTATCAGCACTTACTTTAGCTAAAACAGAGTACACTGGGGGAAAATATTTAGGAAGAGATATAATTACAAATCTCGACGTAACTGATTTGGAAGTAGGGAAAACTCATGAGTTCTTTTTCCAAGGAACAGAAAATAGTTTAGGTAGTCCTTGGTATATTCCAGTTACTGTTATAAAAGGAGAAAAAACAGGAGGAAAATTTTTAGTAAACTCTGGAGTTCATGGAAATGAGTTGAATCCTATTTTAGCAACATATAAAGTGAAAGAAAAATTAAATCCTAAGAATGTTAAGGGAACAGTTACTATAGTTCATGGGATGAATATTCCTGGACTGTTAAATAATACTAGAGGATACAAGTTTGGAGGGAATTCAGAGAATACATCAGACGTGAATAGACAGATGGATTCTGGAAAGGTAACTACTGTTGATCAAAAATACTCTACATTAATATGGCAAAATTTACTATCTAAAAATGCGGATAAGGTGATTGATCTACATACAAGTGGAAAAGGAAGCCAGTTTCCATTATTCGTGTATGCAGATTTTAGAAATTTAGATATAAAGAAGATGGCTGAGTTAACAGGTTCTGATATCGTAAAAATGGATAATGGTGAAAAGGGATCGGTAGAAACATCTTTTGTTGAATTAGGAGTTCCAAGTATAACTTTTGAATTAGGGTCTTCAGAAACTCAAGAAGCAGAAATAGTAGCTAGAGCAACAGATGGAGTACTAAATAATCTTATTTATTGGAATTATTTAGATGCTAAAGAGATAAAATCAAAAGTAGAAACATTCTATGGAAATACTTGGAGTCGTATTCGTGCTGAAAAAGGTGGGTTTGTTGAAGCAAAAGTAAAAGTGATGGATAAGGTAAACAAAGATGATGTTTTATTTGTTCAATATGATGCATTTGGAAATGTGGTAAAGGAGTATAAATCACCAAATACAGGTATAGTGGCTAGTGTGAAAGATTATCCTTATAGCGAACCAGGGGATTCTTTAGGAAGAGTTATTGAGTATGACAAAAATGATAAAGATCAACTTTTAAAATAA
- a CDS encoding DsbA family protein produces the protein MKITIILDFICPYCFVGEKILEKALKEKNITPEFKFLPYELSPEPKPQAVVNEAGKIYFQKNIVEWAESENILINFPTVNPKPRTALAFEGLYTAEKYNKGIEYIREVLDAYWLHNRDIGNINVLTDVAKNLGIPENEFSESLSSGEFKEQHYKLNLEVSDYDFDVVPTFYIDEVQLKNFPRRIEKWLEILN, from the coding sequence ATGAAAATAACTATAATTTTAGATTTTATATGCCCGTATTGTTTTGTAGGAGAAAAGATTCTTGAAAAAGCGCTTAAAGAAAAAAATATTACTCCTGAATTTAAATTCTTACCGTATGAACTTTCTCCAGAACCAAAACCACAAGCTGTTGTGAACGAGGCTGGAAAAATATATTTTCAGAAAAATATTGTCGAGTGGGCAGAGTCTGAAAATATTTTAATTAATTTCCCAACTGTAAATCCTAAACCTCGAACAGCTCTAGCTTTCGAAGGTTTATACACTGCTGAAAAATATAATAAAGGAATTGAGTATATCCGTGAAGTTTTAGATGCATATTGGCTTCATAATAGAGATATTGGAAATATTAATGTGCTAACAGATGTTGCTAAAAATTTAGGTATTCCTGAAAACGAGTTTTCTGAATCATTAAGCTCTGGAGAATTTAAAGAGCAACACTATAAATTAAATTTAGAGGTTTCAGATTATGATTTTGATGTAGTTCCTACATTTTATATAGATGAGGTTCAACTAAAAAATTTCCCTAGAAGAATTGAAAAGTGGTTAGAAATTTTAAATTAA